Proteins found in one Stigmatopora nigra isolate UIUO_SnigA chromosome 15, RoL_Snig_1.1, whole genome shotgun sequence genomic segment:
- the stat3 gene encoding signal transducer and activator of transcription 3 isoform X1: MAQWNQLQQLETRYLEQLYHLYSDSFPMELRQFLAPWIESQDWTFAANKESHATLVFHNLLGEIDQQYSRFLQENNVLYQHNLRRIKQHLQSKYLEKPMDIARIVARCLWEEQRLLQTATAAAQDGQAAHPTGTVVTEKQQILEHNLQDIRKRVQDMEQKMKMLENLQDDFDFNYKTLKSQGELNQDLNGNSQAAATRQKMAQLEQMLSTLDQLRRQIVTEMGGLLTAMDYVQKNLTDEELADWKRRQQITCIGGPPNICLDRLETWITSLAESQLQIRQQIKKLEELQQKVSYKGDPIVQHRPALEEKIVDLFRNLMKSAFVVERQPCMPMHPDRPLVIKTGVQFTNKVRLLVKFPELNYQLKIKVCIDKESGDVAAIRGARKFNILGTNTKVMNMEESNNGSLSAEFKHLTLREQRCGNGGRTNSDASLIVTEELHLITFETEVYHQGLKIDLETHSLPVVVISNICQMPNAWASILWYNMLTDQPKNVNFFTKPPVGTWDQVAEVLSWQFSSTTKRGLTIEQLTTLAEKLLGPSVNYSGCQFTWAKFCKENMAGKGFSFWVWLDNIIDLVKKYILALWNEGYIMGFISKERERAILSPKPPGTFLLRFSESSKEGGITFTWVEKDINGKTQIQSVEPYTKQQLNNMSFADIIMGYKIMDATNILVSPLVYLYPEIPKEEAFGKYCRVDAAPEPEPVDSTNIIQPYLKTKFICVTPCPSVFMDFPDSELLGNGFPGTNSGNTSDLFSLSLSPRTLDSLMPNDAEGNPGHLESLTVDMDVASPIHVNTSNLV; the protein is encoded by the exons ATGGCCCAGTGGAACCAGTTGCAGCAGCTGGAAACCAGGTATCTGGAGCAGCTGTATCACCTATACAGCGATAGTTTTCCCATGGAGCTGCGACAATTTCTGGCACCCTGGATTGAAAGTCAGGACTG GACTTTTGCAGCCAACAAGGAATCCCACGCCACCCTGGTGTTCCACAATCTCCTGGGTGAAATCGACCAGCAATACAGCCGCTTCCTCCAAGAGAACAACGTCCTCTACCAGCACAACCTGCGACGGATCAAGCAGCATCTCCAGAGCAAATACCTGGAGAAGCCCATGGACATCGCCCGCATCGTCGCTCGCTGCTTGTGGGAGGAGCAACGACTGCTACAAACCGCCACCGCCGCAGCACAG GACGGACAGGCCGCTCACCCTACCGGGACGGTGGTGACCGAAAAGCAACAAATTCTGGAACATAATCTCCAGGACATCAGGAAAAGAGTGCAG GACATGGAACAAAAGATGAAGATGCTGGAGAACCTACAGGATGACTTTGATTTCAACTACAAGACTCTGAAAAGCCAAGGAG AGTTGAACCAGGATCTAAACGGGAACAGCCAGGCAGCTGCTACCAGGCAGAAAATGGCTCAGCTCGAGCAGATGCTAAGTACCCTGGACCAGCTCAGACGG CAAATTGTGACCGAGATGGGAGGCTTGTTGACAGCAATGGACTACGTGCAGAAGAACCTGACAGACGAAGAGCTGGCCGACTGGAAGCGACGGCAGCAGATCACTTGCATTGGAGGCCCGCCTAACATCTGCCTGGACCGCCTCGAAACATG GATCACGTCCTTGGCCGAGTCCCAGCTTCAGATTCGGCAGCAAATCAAGAAACTGGAGGAACTCCAGCAAAAGGTGTCTTACAAGGGAGACCCCATTGTACAACACCGGCCTGCCCTGGAGGAGAAAATTGTGGACTTGTTTAGAAACCTCATGAAGAG CGCATTTGTGGTGGAGAGACAACCTTGCATGCCAATGCACCCAGACAGACCACTGGTCATCAAAACAGGGGTACAGTTCACCAACAAAGTCAG GCTACTTGTGAAGTTTCCAGAGCTCAATTACCAGCTGAAAATTAAAGTTTGCATCGACAA ggagtCTGGAGATGTGGCTGCGATAAGAGG GGCCCGTAAATTCAACATCCTCGGTACCAACACCAAAGTCATGAACATGGAAGAGTCCAACAACGGCAGTCTATCAGCAGAGTTCAAACACTTG ACACTCAGAGAGCAGCGCTGTGGTAACGGCGGGCGCACCAACAGTGAC gccTCTTTAATTGTCACAGAGGAGCTTCATCTAATCACATTTGAGACGGAAGTTTATCACCAGGGCCTGAAGATCGATCTGgag ACCCATTCGTTGCCTGTGGTTGTCATATCCAACATCTGCCAGATGCCAAACGCCTGGGCGTCCATCTTGTGGTACAACATGCTTACCGACCAGCCAAAG AATGTCAACTTCTTCACCAAGCCACCAGTAGGGACATGGGACCAAGTAGCCGAAGTGCTCAGCTGGCAGTTTTCGTCCACCACCAAACGAGGACTGACTATCGAGCAGCTCACGACGTTGGCAGAGAAACTGCTAG GGCCGTCCGTGAACTACTCCGGCTGTCAATTTACGTGGGCTAAGTTTTGTAAG GAGAACATGGCCGGAAAAGGCTTTTCTTTCTGGGTGTGGCTGGATAATATCATCGACCTGGTTAAAAAGTATATCTTGGCACTATGGAATGAGGG CTACATCATGGGCTTTATCAGCAAGGAGCGAGAAAGGGCTATTCTCAGCCCTAAACCGCCCGGCACATTTCTATTGCGCTTCAGCGAGAGCAGCAAAGAGGGAGGCATCACCTTCACGTGGGTGGAGAAAGACATCAACG GCAAAACTCAGATCCAGTCGGTGGAGCCTTACACCAAACAGCAACTCAATAACATGTCCTTCGCCGATATTATCATGGGCTACAAAATCATGGACGCCACCAATATCCTGGTGTCCCCTCTGGTTTACCTCTACCCTGAAATTCCTAAGGAGGAAGCCTTCGGGAAGTATTGCAGGGTGGATGCGGCTCCCGAACCCGAGCCGGTTGACTCCACGAACA tTATTCAGCCATACTTGAAGACCAAGTTTATCTGCGTTACCCC GTGTCCCTCCGTGTTCATGGACTTTCCGGACAGTGAGCTGCTTGGGAACGGATTTCCGGG CACCAACTCGGGCAACACCAGCGACCTTTTCTCACTCTCGCTCTCCCCGCGCACTCTGGATTCGTTGATGCCCAATGATGCCGAGGGTAATCCGGGACATCTGG AATCACTGACGGTGGACATGGATGTCGCCTCTCCCATACACGTGAACACATCCAACTTGgtttga
- the stat3 gene encoding signal transducer and activator of transcription 3 isoform X2 translates to MAQWNQLQQLETRYLEQLYHLYSDSFPMELRQFLAPWIESQDWTFAANKESHATLVFHNLLGEIDQQYSRFLQENNVLYQHNLRRIKQHLQSKYLEKPMDIARIVARCLWEEQRLLQTATAAAQDGQAAHPTGTVVTEKQQILEHNLQDIRKRVQDMEQKMKMLENLQDDFDFNYKTLKSQGELNQDLNGNSQAAATRQKMAQLEQMLSTLDQLRRQIVTEMGGLLTAMDYVQKNLTDEELADWKRRQQITCIGGPPNICLDRLETWITSLAESQLQIRQQIKKLEELQQKVSYKGDPIVQHRPALEEKIVDLFRNLMKSAFVVERQPCMPMHPDRPLVIKTGVQFTNKVRLLVKFPELNYQLKIKVCIDKESGDVAAIRGARKFNILGTNTKVMNMEESNNGSLSAEFKHLTLREQRCGNGGRTNSDASLIVTEELHLITFETEVYHQGLKIDLETHSLPVVVISNICQMPNAWASILWYNMLTDQPKNVNFFTKPPVGTWDQVAEVLSWQFSSTTKRGLTIEQLTTLAEKLLGPSVNYSGCQFTWAKFCKENMAGKGFSFWVWLDNIIDLVKKYILALWNEGYIMGFISKERERAILSPKPPGTFLLRFSESSKEGGITFTWVEKDINGKTQIQSVEPYTKQQLNNMSFADIIMGYKIMDATNILVSPLVYLYPEIPKEEAFGKYCRVDAAPEPEPVDSTNIIQPYLKTKFICVTPTNSGNTSDLFSLSLSPRTLDSLMPNDAEGNPGHLESLTVDMDVASPIHVNTSNLV, encoded by the exons ATGGCCCAGTGGAACCAGTTGCAGCAGCTGGAAACCAGGTATCTGGAGCAGCTGTATCACCTATACAGCGATAGTTTTCCCATGGAGCTGCGACAATTTCTGGCACCCTGGATTGAAAGTCAGGACTG GACTTTTGCAGCCAACAAGGAATCCCACGCCACCCTGGTGTTCCACAATCTCCTGGGTGAAATCGACCAGCAATACAGCCGCTTCCTCCAAGAGAACAACGTCCTCTACCAGCACAACCTGCGACGGATCAAGCAGCATCTCCAGAGCAAATACCTGGAGAAGCCCATGGACATCGCCCGCATCGTCGCTCGCTGCTTGTGGGAGGAGCAACGACTGCTACAAACCGCCACCGCCGCAGCACAG GACGGACAGGCCGCTCACCCTACCGGGACGGTGGTGACCGAAAAGCAACAAATTCTGGAACATAATCTCCAGGACATCAGGAAAAGAGTGCAG GACATGGAACAAAAGATGAAGATGCTGGAGAACCTACAGGATGACTTTGATTTCAACTACAAGACTCTGAAAAGCCAAGGAG AGTTGAACCAGGATCTAAACGGGAACAGCCAGGCAGCTGCTACCAGGCAGAAAATGGCTCAGCTCGAGCAGATGCTAAGTACCCTGGACCAGCTCAGACGG CAAATTGTGACCGAGATGGGAGGCTTGTTGACAGCAATGGACTACGTGCAGAAGAACCTGACAGACGAAGAGCTGGCCGACTGGAAGCGACGGCAGCAGATCACTTGCATTGGAGGCCCGCCTAACATCTGCCTGGACCGCCTCGAAACATG GATCACGTCCTTGGCCGAGTCCCAGCTTCAGATTCGGCAGCAAATCAAGAAACTGGAGGAACTCCAGCAAAAGGTGTCTTACAAGGGAGACCCCATTGTACAACACCGGCCTGCCCTGGAGGAGAAAATTGTGGACTTGTTTAGAAACCTCATGAAGAG CGCATTTGTGGTGGAGAGACAACCTTGCATGCCAATGCACCCAGACAGACCACTGGTCATCAAAACAGGGGTACAGTTCACCAACAAAGTCAG GCTACTTGTGAAGTTTCCAGAGCTCAATTACCAGCTGAAAATTAAAGTTTGCATCGACAA ggagtCTGGAGATGTGGCTGCGATAAGAGG GGCCCGTAAATTCAACATCCTCGGTACCAACACCAAAGTCATGAACATGGAAGAGTCCAACAACGGCAGTCTATCAGCAGAGTTCAAACACTTG ACACTCAGAGAGCAGCGCTGTGGTAACGGCGGGCGCACCAACAGTGAC gccTCTTTAATTGTCACAGAGGAGCTTCATCTAATCACATTTGAGACGGAAGTTTATCACCAGGGCCTGAAGATCGATCTGgag ACCCATTCGTTGCCTGTGGTTGTCATATCCAACATCTGCCAGATGCCAAACGCCTGGGCGTCCATCTTGTGGTACAACATGCTTACCGACCAGCCAAAG AATGTCAACTTCTTCACCAAGCCACCAGTAGGGACATGGGACCAAGTAGCCGAAGTGCTCAGCTGGCAGTTTTCGTCCACCACCAAACGAGGACTGACTATCGAGCAGCTCACGACGTTGGCAGAGAAACTGCTAG GGCCGTCCGTGAACTACTCCGGCTGTCAATTTACGTGGGCTAAGTTTTGTAAG GAGAACATGGCCGGAAAAGGCTTTTCTTTCTGGGTGTGGCTGGATAATATCATCGACCTGGTTAAAAAGTATATCTTGGCACTATGGAATGAGGG CTACATCATGGGCTTTATCAGCAAGGAGCGAGAAAGGGCTATTCTCAGCCCTAAACCGCCCGGCACATTTCTATTGCGCTTCAGCGAGAGCAGCAAAGAGGGAGGCATCACCTTCACGTGGGTGGAGAAAGACATCAACG GCAAAACTCAGATCCAGTCGGTGGAGCCTTACACCAAACAGCAACTCAATAACATGTCCTTCGCCGATATTATCATGGGCTACAAAATCATGGACGCCACCAATATCCTGGTGTCCCCTCTGGTTTACCTCTACCCTGAAATTCCTAAGGAGGAAGCCTTCGGGAAGTATTGCAGGGTGGATGCGGCTCCCGAACCCGAGCCGGTTGACTCCACGAACA tTATTCAGCCATACTTGAAGACCAAGTTTATCTGCGTTACCCC CACCAACTCGGGCAACACCAGCGACCTTTTCTCACTCTCGCTCTCCCCGCGCACTCTGGATTCGTTGATGCCCAATGATGCCGAGGGTAATCCGGGACATCTGG AATCACTGACGGTGGACATGGATGTCGCCTCTCCCATACACGTGAACACATCCAACTTGgtttga